The following coding sequences are from one Campylobacter concisus window:
- the nusG gene encoding transcription termination/antitermination protein NusG, whose product MSHKWYAIQTYAGSEMAVKRGIENLVKDHGIEDQLKEIIVPTEDVIEIKNGKQKINERTLYPGYAFACLDLDTALWHRIQSLPKVGRFIGEAKKPTPLSEKDINTILEKVQKRAAPKPKIFFEEGESVRITEGPFANFTGIVEEYDMIHGKLRLNVSIFGRSTPVDILYSQVEKII is encoded by the coding sequence ATGTCACATAAATGGTATGCTATACAGACTTACGCTGGAAGCGAAATGGCAGTAAAAAGAGGAATTGAAAATTTAGTAAAAGATCATGGAATAGAAGATCAACTAAAAGAAATTATAGTTCCTACAGAAGACGTAATAGAAATAAAAAATGGTAAGCAAAAAATCAACGAAAGAACTCTTTATCCAGGTTATGCTTTTGCATGCTTAGATCTTGATACGGCTCTTTGGCACAGGATTCAGTCTTTACCAAAAGTTGGACGTTTTATTGGTGAGGCCAAAAAACCTACGCCATTATCTGAAAAAGATATAAATACTATTTTGGAAAAAGTTCAAAAAAGGGCTGCACCAAAACCTAAGATATTTTTTGAGGAAGGTGAGAGTGTTCGTATAACAGAAGGTCCTTTTGCTAACTTTACAGGTATTGTGGAAGAATATGACATGATACATGGTAAACTTAGACTTAATGTTTCTATTTTTGGTAGAAGTACCCCTGTTGATATTTTGTATTCACAAGTTGAGAAGATAATTTAA
- the rplK gene encoding 50S ribosomal protein L11 — translation MAKKVIGEIKLQIAATKANPSPPVGPALGQKGVNIMEFCKAFNERTKDMVGFNIPVVITVYADKSFTFVTKQPPATDLIKKAAGITKGTDNPLKNKVGKLTKAQVLEIVEKKLVDLNTNDKEQAAKIIAGSARSMGVEVID, via the coding sequence ATGGCTAAAAAAGTTATAGGTGAAATAAAATTACAAATTGCTGCAACAAAAGCAAATCCTAGTCCACCAGTTGGTCCAGCTCTTGGACAAAAAGGTGTTAATATTATGGAATTTTGTAAAGCCTTTAATGAAAGAACAAAAGACATGGTTGGATTTAATATTCCAGTTGTTATAACTGTTTATGCTGATAAAAGTTTTACATTTGTTACAAAACAGCCTCCTGCTACAGATCTTATTAAAAAGGCTGCAGGTATAACAAAAGGAACTGATAATCCTTTAAAAAATAAAGTAGGCAAACTAACAAAAGCTCAAGTTTTAGAAATAGTTGAGAAAAAACTTGTTGATTTAAATACAAATGATAAAGAGCAAGCAGCTAAAATTATTGCTGGTTCAGCTCGATCAATGGGTGTCGAAGTAATAGACTAA
- the rplA gene encoding 50S ribosomal protein L1, whose product MGKTSKRFQELLKKVEQDKIYNLSEAIDTVKTLASAKFNETVEIALKLNVDPRHADQMVRGSVVLPAGTGKTVRVAVIAKDAKADEAKAAGADIIGADDLVEDIQKGIMNFDVLIATPNLMGLVGKVGRILGPKGLMPNPKTGTVTMDVAQAVNNAKSGQVNFRVDKQGNIHAGLGKVNFTKEQLNENISTFIKAINKHKPATAKGRYVKNASLSLTMSPSIALDTQEVMDLK is encoded by the coding sequence ATGGGAAAAACTAGTAAGAGATTTCAAGAATTGCTCAAAAAAGTAGAGCAAGATAAAATTTATAACCTTAGTGAGGCTATTGATACAGTCAAAACTCTAGCTTCTGCTAAATTTAATGAAACAGTTGAGATTGCATTAAAATTAAATGTTGATCCAAGACATGCTGATCAAATGGTTCGTGGTTCAGTAGTTTTACCAGCTGGTACAGGTAAAACTGTAAGAGTTGCTGTTATTGCTAAAGATGCTAAAGCTGATGAGGCAAAAGCAGCTGGTGCTGATATTATTGGTGCAGATGATTTAGTCGAAGATATTCAAAAAGGCATAATGAATTTTGATGTTCTTATAGCTACTCCAAATTTAATGGGTCTTGTAGGTAAGGTCGGTAGAATTTTAGGACCAAAAGGATTAATGCCAAACCCAAAAACTGGCACAGTTACAATGGATGTTGCACAAGCTGTTAACAATGCAAAAAGCGGTCAAGTAAATTTCCGTGTTGATAAGCAAGGAAATATACATGCAGGTCTTGGTAAAGTTAATTTTACTAAAGAACAATTAAATGAAAATATTTCAACATTTATTAAAGCGATCAATAAACATAAGCCCGCAACCGCAAAGGGCAGATATGTTAAAAATGCTTCGTTGTCTTTGACAATGAGCCCATCTATAGCTCTTGATACTCAAGAAGTTATGGACTTAAAATAA
- the rplJ gene encoding 50S ribosomal protein L10 has protein sequence MTRNEKTEVVAKLESEFKTAEAIVVCDYRGLSVKKLEVLRNSAKEQNVKVQVIKNTLANIALKNSDKVGMELKDTNIYLWSEDQLAVTKVAAKFEESNADLFKIKTAYIDGEVASVDKVKALSKMPSRDELIAMLLQVWNAPIQNFTIGLNALKEKKEQSA, from the coding sequence GTGACACGTAACGAAAAAACTGAAGTTGTTGCAAAATTAGAGAGTGAATTTAAAACTGCTGAAGCTATTGTGGTTTGTGACTATCGTGGTCTTTCGGTCAAGAAGCTTGAAGTTTTAAGAAATTCTGCTAAAGAACAAAATGTAAAAGTTCAAGTTATTAAAAATACTCTTGCAAATATTGCTCTTAAAAATTCTGATAAAGTCGGAATGGAACTCAAAGATACAAATATCTATCTTTGGAGCGAAGATCAATTAGCAGTAACTAAAGTAGCTGCAAAATTTGAAGAGTCTAATGCTGATCTTTTCAAAATAAAAACAGCTTATATTGATGGCGAAGTTGCTAGCGTTGATAAAGTTAAAGCTCTATCTAAAATGCCTAGCCGTGATGAGCTTATTGCGATGCTTTTACAAGTTTGGAATGCGCCAATTCAAAATTTCACAATTGGTTTGAATGCGCTTAAAGAGAAAAAAGAACAATCAGCTTAA
- the rplL gene encoding 50S ribosomal protein L7/L12: MAITKEDVLEFISNLSVLELSELVKEFEEKFGVSAAPVMVAGGAVAAGGAAAAAEEKTEFNIVLVDSGDKKINVIKVVRALTGLGLKEAKDAVEGTPSVLKEGVSKDEAEAAKKELEEAGAKVELK; this comes from the coding sequence ATGGCAATTACTAAAGAAGATGTATTAGAGTTTATATCTAATCTTTCTGTACTTGAGCTTAGTGAACTTGTAAAAGAGTTCGAAGAGAAATTTGGTGTTAGCGCAGCTCCTGTAATGGTAGCTGGTGGTGCTGTTGCAGCAGGCGGTGCAGCAGCTGCAGCAGAGGAAAAAACAGAATTTAACATTGTCTTGGTTGATTCTGGTGATAAGAAAATCAACGTTATTAAAGTTGTTAGAGCGCTTACTGGTCTTGGTCTTAAAGAAGCTAAAGACGCAGTTGAGGGAACACCATCTGTTCTTAAAGAAGGTGTTAGCAAAGATGAGGCTGAGGCAGCTAAAAAAGAGCTTGAAGAAGCTGGTGCTAAGGTTGAACTTAAATAA